DNA sequence from the Euzebyales bacterium genome:
CCCGCGTTCACCGGTGACGTGAGCGCCGGCGACGGTGTCGACGACGGCCTGCTGGGTTCCTCCGAACGGGACGACGGCACGATGCAGGTGACCTACGATGGTCAACCGCTCTACTACTTCGCGGGCGACCAGGCCCCCGGCGACCTCAACGGCCAGGCCGTCGGTGACATCTGGTGGGTCGTCGACCCCGACGGTCAGAAGATCACCGAGGAGGTCAGCCAGGCCTCGACGTCCGACAGAGGCGGGTACTAGAACGGCTGACCATGGGCACTGGCGGCGTCGACTCGGTGCGGGCGTTGCATGACGGCTACGCCGGCCCCTTGTACGTCTTCGCCGTGCGTCGACTGGGTGACGCGCAGGCCGCCGAGGAGGTCGTGCAGGACACCCTGGTACGCGCATGGCGGGCCCGCGACCGGTACGACGCCAGCCGTGGCCCGGTCGCGGCGTGGCTGTTCGCGATCGCCCGCAACCTCGTGATCGACCGGACACGCCGCCGCGACGCACGCCCCGACGAGCAGGAACTGCCGGTCGTCGCCGACCCCGTCGACGACATCGACCGCATGCTCGAGGCGTGGCAGGTCGCGGATGCGCTGGCCGGGTTGTCCCGCGCCCACCGCGAGGCCATCTTCGCGTGCCACTACCGGGGGCACACCGTCAGCGAGGCCGCCGGCCTGCTCGGGGTGCCCGAAGGCACGGTCAAGTCCCGCCTCTACTACGGCCTGCGCGCGCTGCGGCTGCGCCTCGAGGAGATGGGGGTGGTCGGATGACTCCCGAGCACACCCAGCAACGCGAGGCGCTCGCCGCGTACGTCGTCGGATCCCTCGACCCTGCGGCACGCCGTGCCCTCGAGCAGCACATCCGCGACTGCCGCGACTGTGCCGACGAACTGGCCCGGCTCACGCCACTGCCCGGTCTGCTCGGTCGGGTCAGCGAGGAGGAGGCGCGCAGCGACCTGCTCGTGCCGGCCCGTGACCTGCTCGACGGTGTCATCCTGCGGCTCGCGGAGCACGAGCGGACGCTGCGCCGTCAGGTTCGGCGCTGGCGGGTGGTCGCGATCGCGGCGTGCATCGCCGCCGCGGTGGTCGCCGTCGTCGCGGCGGAGCCGTGGGCATCTGAGCCTGACCGCGTCGTCGTCGTGGCGGAACCGGTCACGTCGGCGGCAGAGGCGACCACCGGCGAGGTCGCGGCGATCGCGTGGGAGTGGGGCACCACGGTGGAGCTCGCCGCCGCGGATCTTCCACGCCGTGACGGCTACGTCCTGTGGGCGGTCGCCGACGACGGGCGCCGTGAGCGCGCGGGTTCATGGGGGCAGACCGCCTCCGGCAACGCGAAGGTCCGCGGAGCGAGCTCGATCGCACGCTCGGACCTCGCGCGCGTCGAGGTGACCGACCGCGACGGTCAGGTCATCCTCGTCTTCGAGTTGTCGGACGAGGACCGCGAGACGGCGAGGCAGTGGTGAGCGGCCGTGGCGCCGGACGCGCCATGACGGCCACGGTCGGATCCCTCACTCCGTGGCGCAGATCTGCGGGACGATCGAGCGTTCGGCGACCGCCGACGTCCACGCGACCAGCCGGGCGTCGCCGGGCAGCGTGAGCGTCGCCCCCTCGATCGGAGGCTCGTCGCCGTCCGCGAAGGTGCTCTTGGCGAACAGCTTGCGCTCGCCGTTGCGCTCGGCGACCGTCACGAACTCGTCGCCGTCGGGGGCGCCGGCGACCGACAGGTGCGTCCAGTCACTGGGCGGTACCGCCGGGCACGCCCACAGGCGGTCGAGTTCGTCGATCTCGACCCGGACCAGCGTGTTGCCCTCCCCTGCGGGATCCGCGATCGCGATCAGCGTGCGGTCGTCGAGCCACGCGGCCGGTCGCACCGTCACGGCGGCAATTCCCGCACGGCCGCCGCACAGATCTGGCGCGTCGACGAACACCTCGCAGGTCAGCCGCACCGGGTCGCCCTCATCAGCGGTGTACAGGGTGCGGGTGGTGACCGCCAGGTCGCCAATCGGGTTCGGCAGCGCCAGCTCGACGGTGTAGTGGTCGGCGCTGGGGTCACCTTGGGCGAGGATGCGGCGCTCGGCGGCGTCGAACACCGTGAATGCGACCGCGTCAGCGTTGAGCAGCGCGACCGGTGAAGGCTCGCCGCCCCCGATCGCGGCCGAGTACACCGTCTCGTCGTTGGCCGAGCGGTACCACACGGTGTCGTTGTCCGGCCCGAACACGGCCAGATCGTCGTGTGGCAGCGGGGCGTATTCCGCATCCGGTTCCGGGCTGAGCTGGCGTGGCTCCTCCCTGCCCGTCAGGTCGACCAGGTGCACGCGCTCGGCCCCCGTGGACGGCGTGCGGATCGTCACGACGGTGTGGGTGAAGTCGTCGTCGAACAAGCGCCGTGCCAGGCCGCCGACGGTGTCACAGGAGTACGCCAGTCGGCTGTGCGCCGGCAGGTCGACCTCATGATGCTTTTGGACCTCAATGTTCCCGTCCCCGTCGCCGACCCGCAGGTCGTCGTCGCTCACCTGCCACAGCTCGACCGACGGCTGGAACAGCCCGAGCACGGGCTCGTCACAGCGGGCGAAGACGAGCCCGTCGCCGACACCGGTGTAGGGCTCGCCGTCGTCGCCCACGGGCGGCAGGCCGAAGTGGATGACAAGACCCAGCGCGACCCCGATGATCGCGGCCTGCACGAACTCGCGGAGCTGGCGGCCCTGATCCCTGACGGGCTGGGGGTCGGGGGGCTGTGGCGAACTGGACCGCTCGGCGCGCGGCCTGCTCGGCTCGAACGCCCCCGCCGTCTGCTCGAAGGCCTTGGCAGCCTGCTCGAACGCCTTGGCGGTCTGCTCGAACGCCTTGGCGGCGCGATCCTGCCCGTCGTTCCCGTCCACTCGCCATCCGTTTCGCTTGGGTGCAGTATCGCGCAGACGCCGGCCCCGGGGAATGACGATCAAGGTCCACGGCCGCGGCGGCCAAGGGTGCCGCCAGCGCTGACCGCCCGTGCCTATCCTGACTACCAATGCCAGCGCCGTCGTTGTACGTCACGCCCTACGGGCGCGCCGCCGCCGTCGCACTGCGGGAGCGGATCTCCGCAGCCAAGGCCGAGGACCCCCTCCAGCCGGTCAGCGTGCTGGTGCCCACCAACTACGTCGGCGTGTCGATGCGCAGACTGCTCGCATCGGGCGCACCGGGCCCGGTCACGACCCGTGGGACGGGGATCGTCGGGCTGAGCCTGCTGACCGTGTACCGGCTGGCGGAGCTGCTGGGCGCCCCCGCGTTGGCGGCGGCCGGCCGGCGTCCCATCTCGACGCCGCTGCTCGCAGCGGTCGTGCGGGACGTGCTGCGCTCGTCGCCGGGAATCTTCGCGCCCGTGGTCGATCACCCGTCGACCGAGCAGGCCCTGGTCCGGGCCTACCGCGAGCTGTCACAGCTGACGCCGGACGCGCTCGACCGGCTGGCGTCATCGCCCTTGACGCGTGTGCGGCACGTGCTGCGCATCCATCGCCGCGTGCGGGCGCGGCTGGCGTCCGACTGGTACGACGAGGCGGACCTGATGGGCGCCGCCGCCGATGCCGTGCGCGCCGGTTCGTCGGTGCTGGAGGACCTCGGCACGGTGATCGTCCACCTGCCGCAGGAGCTCACGGTCGCGTCCGGCGCGTTGCTCGCCACGCTGGCGGAGGCGGCACCCGTGGAGGTCATCGCGGGCATGACCGGAGCCGCGGACGCTGACGCCGACGTCCTCACGTCGTTGCGGCGGCTGGGGGTGGCTG
Encoded proteins:
- a CDS encoding sigma-70 family RNA polymerase sigma factor, which produces MGTGGVDSVRALHDGYAGPLYVFAVRRLGDAQAAEEVVQDTLVRAWRARDRYDASRGPVAAWLFAIARNLVIDRTRRRDARPDEQELPVVADPVDDIDRMLEAWQVADALAGLSRAHREAIFACHYRGHTVSEAAGLLGVPEGTVKSRLYYGLRALRLRLEEMGVVG
- a CDS encoding zf-HC2 domain-containing protein, coding for MTPEHTQQREALAAYVVGSLDPAARRALEQHIRDCRDCADELARLTPLPGLLGRVSEEEARSDLLVPARDLLDGVILRLAEHERTLRRQVRRWRVVAIAACIAAAVVAVVAAEPWASEPDRVVVVAEPVTSAAEATTGEVAAIAWEWGTTVELAAADLPRRDGYVLWAVADDGRRERAGSWGQTASGNAKVRGASSIARSDLARVEVTDRDGQVILVFELSDEDRETARQW